A genomic window from Pelagicoccus albus includes:
- a CDS encoding Hsp70 family protein codes for MEKNFVLGIDLGTSNSAVTLYDLESGESRVVEVTQILAPSQVGERSSLPSALYLPGQGEFSADAVRVPWREGEASDIVGVFAREHGAQVPDRLVTSAKSWLSNPHVDPQAAVLPWNSEIGEGKVSAVEASRRYLSHLKQGFLYAERLEGREWDFEQGELVLTVPASFDEVARKLTSDAAKAAGFPEPVLLEEPQAAFYAWTDKVGSDWRKQVSAGDVILVCDVGGGTADFSLIAVSEEEGNLAVERIAVGEHILLGGDNMDLALAYTLQAQLEEEGTEIDDWQFMALVHSASVAKAKLFEDKSLGELSISVPSRGSSLFAGTVTTTLSRETLEAVVIDGFFELTAASEMPVEDGGAALQEFGLPYASDAVVSKHLARFLSRSLKNVKASENLSALIGQAEEALVGDLLKPTAVLFNGGVFKADALRQRVLDLLASWCGTAPRELEGFQPDLAVAKGAASYGRNRVTGQGLRIRAGTARSYYLGLESSRPAVPGFKPPIKAVCVVPQGMEEGSSLTLEGRSFGLVTGKPAVFRFFASEIRSGDKPGDLVPKADKELEETSKLEITLPPMEEFPEGQPIPVRLNSVVTELGNLELWMQHVDSDRSWKIEFQVRME; via the coding sequence ATGGAAAAGAATTTTGTTTTAGGAATCGATCTGGGAACCAGCAACAGCGCTGTGACGCTTTACGACCTGGAATCAGGTGAAAGCCGCGTCGTAGAAGTTACTCAGATCCTCGCCCCCAGCCAAGTCGGAGAAAGGAGTTCGCTGCCCTCTGCTCTTTACTTGCCGGGCCAGGGTGAATTTTCGGCTGACGCGGTCCGCGTACCTTGGCGCGAGGGGGAGGCCAGCGATATCGTAGGTGTTTTCGCTCGCGAACATGGAGCTCAGGTTCCCGATCGCCTTGTGACTTCCGCCAAGTCTTGGTTGTCCAATCCGCACGTCGACCCGCAGGCTGCAGTGCTTCCGTGGAATTCGGAGATAGGGGAGGGCAAAGTTTCCGCCGTGGAGGCATCGCGTCGCTATCTGTCCCATCTCAAGCAAGGTTTCCTCTACGCGGAGCGTTTGGAGGGGCGAGAGTGGGATTTTGAACAAGGGGAACTGGTGCTCACTGTTCCGGCATCTTTCGATGAAGTTGCCCGTAAACTAACCTCCGACGCCGCCAAGGCGGCTGGTTTCCCGGAGCCGGTTTTGTTGGAGGAACCGCAAGCTGCCTTTTATGCCTGGACTGATAAAGTCGGGAGCGATTGGCGTAAGCAGGTCTCGGCGGGAGACGTGATTCTTGTTTGTGATGTCGGTGGGGGCACGGCCGATTTCAGCCTCATCGCGGTAAGTGAGGAAGAGGGGAATCTTGCAGTCGAGCGAATCGCGGTGGGCGAACACATCCTATTAGGCGGAGATAACATGGATTTGGCCCTGGCCTACACCTTGCAGGCTCAGCTGGAAGAGGAAGGTACCGAGATTGACGATTGGCAGTTCATGGCCTTAGTTCACTCGGCTAGCGTGGCCAAAGCGAAACTCTTCGAAGATAAGTCGCTCGGTGAGTTGAGCATTTCTGTGCCCTCTCGTGGTTCCAGCCTCTTCGCTGGGACGGTTACCACAACGCTCTCCCGCGAGACGTTGGAAGCGGTGGTGATAGATGGCTTTTTCGAACTGACTGCAGCGAGTGAAATGCCGGTGGAAGATGGCGGGGCGGCTCTGCAAGAATTTGGTTTGCCCTACGCTTCTGATGCGGTGGTGAGCAAGCACTTGGCCCGCTTCTTGTCACGCAGCCTCAAGAATGTGAAGGCTAGCGAAAATCTGTCTGCCTTGATCGGGCAAGCGGAAGAAGCTCTGGTGGGTGACCTGCTTAAGCCCACCGCTGTCCTGTTCAATGGAGGCGTTTTCAAGGCTGATGCCTTGCGCCAGCGGGTTCTCGATTTGCTGGCATCTTGGTGCGGAACAGCTCCTCGTGAACTAGAAGGATTTCAGCCGGACTTGGCGGTCGCGAAGGGAGCGGCCAGTTACGGACGAAATCGGGTGACCGGACAGGGGCTGAGAATCCGAGCGGGAACGGCGAGGTCCTATTACCTCGGTCTCGAATCTTCGCGTCCCGCAGTTCCCGGGTTTAAGCCACCGATTAAGGCGGTGTGTGTTGTGCCTCAAGGTATGGAAGAAGGATCCTCGCTCACGCTTGAGGGGCGTTCCTTTGGTTTGGTCACTGGGAAGCCTGCCGTTTTCCGCTTTTTCGCTTCTGAAATTCGCAGCGGCGACAAACCGGGAGACTTGGTGCCCAAAGCGGACAAGGAGTTGGAAGAAACCAGCAAACTGGAAATTACTTTGCCGCCGATGGAAGAGTTTCCGGAAGGCCAGCCTATTCCGGTGCGTTTGAACTCGGTGGTGACAGAGCTCGGCAATTTGGAGCTTTGGATGCAGCACGTGGATTCCGATCGGAGCTGGAAGATAGAATTCCAGGTTCGCATGGAGTGA
- a CDS encoding DUF2760 domain-containing protein, with amino-acid sequence MKNQALIAGVLIAILNGLLFVPGFEQYGTYMIAGALAMALWLVLKVVVAPPEKQIKEKPVSAASTPAPEKKNNAEAEVVAVLAALQSKGRFIDFLMDDISKYSDAQVGGAARVVHQGCKSALDEIASVVPVASEKEGETVTVPKALSAFYSLSGSIAGEGPHSGKLVHKGWMTNKLNLPRVTALEKGNLPPLAPAQVEVK; translated from the coding sequence ATGAAAAACCAAGCCCTTATCGCTGGAGTTTTAATCGCAATACTCAACGGCCTGCTTTTTGTCCCTGGCTTCGAACAGTATGGCACCTACATGATCGCTGGAGCCTTGGCTATGGCACTCTGGCTAGTGCTTAAGGTCGTCGTCGCTCCGCCAGAAAAGCAGATCAAGGAGAAGCCTGTTTCCGCGGCGAGCACACCTGCTCCAGAGAAAAAAAACAATGCAGAGGCGGAAGTGGTTGCCGTTTTGGCGGCTCTCCAGAGCAAAGGCCGGTTTATCGATTTTCTGATGGATGATATCAGCAAGTACAGCGACGCCCAAGTCGGCGGAGCGGCTCGCGTCGTGCATCAGGGTTGCAAGAGCGCTCTAGACGAGATTGCGAGCGTTGTGCCGGTGGCGTCCGAAAAAGAGGGCGAAACAGTGACGGTGCCGAAGGCTTTGAGTGCATTCTACAGTTTGTCGGGTTCGATTGCGGGAGAAGGACCCCATAGTGGCAAGTTGGTGCACAAGGGTTGGATGACCAACAAGCTAAACTTGCCCCGTGTCACTGCCTTGGAAAAAGGAAATCTGCCTCCGCTCGCGCCTGCCCAAGTAGAGGTGAAATAA
- the rpoC gene encoding DNA-directed RNA polymerase subunit beta', protein MSTQEAQQVLSAERESNFDCVTINVSSPEIIRSWSRGEVKNPETINYRTFKPEPGGLFCQRIFGPVRDYECACGKYKRIKYKGVICDRCGVEVTVSRVRRQRMGHIELAVPVTHIWFLKSMPSRLGLLLDMTARSLERVIYYEAYMVTDPGRTPLEEKQLLTDQEYLEAMAEYGDDSFVAKMGAEALRDVLVNTDLEVTVLELQEAMRSTKSKQIKKKLAKRLKVIQGFIKSSSRPEWMVLEVLPVIPPDLRPLVPLEGGRFATSDLNDLYRRVINRNNRLKNLMQLKTPDVIIHNEKRMLQEAVDALFDNGRHGRPVTGAGNRPLKSLSDMLKGKQGRFRQNLLGKRVDYSGRSVIVIGPELKLNQCGLPKKMALVLFEPFIIRRLKELGFVHTVRGARRMIEKRSPEVWDILEEVTKGHPVLLNRAPTLHRLSIQAFEPTLIEGEAIRVHPLVCTAYNADFDGDQMAVHVPLSLEATLECKMLMMATGNIFSPSSGKPILTPSQDVILGSYYLSMTPRQGSEELSRIPLVGNKTEAIFANLDGALHTHDWVRIPNPDYGRETIFGNSDQKTITTTVGRIRYSEIWPDELGFINFQVGKKELGDVINNTYKVAGPEATVVSLDKLKKLGFDVATMAGISIGIDDMIIPDAKVDIVDRAFGKIADVDGQYQKGIITAGERYNKIIDIWTVATDEIKQAVFEQLKTNGGKPGVNPVYVMMDSGARGNPNQVRQLCGTRGLMAKPSGEIIERPILSSFREGLTVLEYFISTHGARKGLADTALKTADAGYLTRKLCDVAMDVIITEQDCGTREGIWKKAIFEGDDEIVGLRERIEGRCSCDDVYNPIEPDELVVGSGELITEQIAKRVEELGIERLKVMSPLTCTAPYGIDAKSYGINPASNDLAKIGDSVGIIAAQSIGEPGTQLTMRTFHIGGIASSVVTDPRISVRNGGTVKYRGLRLVEIAPGVSVVLNKTGSVQIVDGTGRELEAYDIVVGSLLRVPDGGEIEAGQLLAEWDPYNIPVLSEKPGVIGFRDMIPGVTIKKELDESSGRIAIVVIEHKEDLNPSVEVKDASGKVLAVYSIPTGAQVAVTEGDEIAQGALLAKTPRQASKTKDITGGLPRVAELFEARRPKEAAEMARIDGVVSLGGTVRSKRKLIVTDEESGEAEEHLIPHNKQIIVQVGDVVHKGQHLTEGSADPHEILDILGPNRLYEFLINEVQEVYRLQGVTINDKHIELIIRQMLRKVRITDPGDTEFFWGEQIERTTFIRENNEIIEAGGKPAEAEPVLLGITKASIETESFISAASFQETTRVLTDASTLSKIDKLHGFKENVIMGHLIPAGTGLRTYRDLRITLPFGGDIEDNVDTAEAAEEVSAPTATPEAS, encoded by the coding sequence AGAAATCATCCGTTCCTGGTCACGTGGCGAAGTCAAGAACCCGGAGACCATCAACTACCGTACTTTCAAGCCGGAGCCAGGCGGACTTTTCTGCCAGCGAATCTTCGGTCCAGTACGCGACTACGAATGTGCCTGCGGTAAGTACAAGCGAATCAAGTACAAGGGTGTCATATGCGACCGTTGTGGCGTTGAGGTAACTGTATCTCGCGTCCGCCGTCAGCGCATGGGCCACATCGAGTTGGCAGTTCCTGTCACTCACATCTGGTTCCTCAAGAGCATGCCTTCGCGTTTGGGTCTCTTGCTCGATATGACTGCTCGCAGTCTCGAGCGCGTGATCTACTACGAAGCGTACATGGTCACCGATCCAGGCCGTACTCCACTCGAAGAGAAGCAGCTTCTCACCGACCAAGAGTACCTCGAGGCGATGGCCGAGTACGGCGACGATTCCTTCGTGGCCAAAATGGGTGCCGAAGCTCTCCGCGATGTTCTCGTAAACACCGACCTCGAAGTCACCGTTCTCGAACTGCAGGAAGCGATGCGCTCGACCAAGTCGAAGCAGATCAAGAAGAAGTTGGCTAAGCGTCTCAAGGTTATCCAAGGCTTCATCAAGTCCTCCTCTCGTCCAGAGTGGATGGTGCTCGAAGTCCTGCCGGTTATCCCACCAGACCTTCGCCCACTTGTTCCACTCGAAGGTGGCCGTTTCGCGACTTCCGACCTTAACGACCTCTACCGCCGCGTAATCAACCGTAACAACCGCCTCAAGAACTTGATGCAGTTGAAGACGCCGGACGTGATCATCCACAACGAAAAGCGCATGCTGCAGGAAGCTGTTGACGCGCTCTTCGACAATGGTCGTCACGGCCGTCCGGTAACTGGCGCTGGCAACCGTCCGCTCAAGTCCCTTAGCGACATGCTCAAGGGTAAGCAAGGACGCTTCCGTCAGAACCTTCTCGGTAAGCGCGTCGACTACTCCGGTCGTTCCGTTATCGTTATCGGTCCTGAGCTGAAACTGAACCAGTGTGGTCTTCCTAAGAAGATGGCTCTCGTTCTTTTCGAGCCATTCATCATCCGCCGTCTCAAGGAGCTTGGCTTCGTTCACACGGTCCGTGGCGCTCGCCGCATGATCGAGAAGCGCTCGCCAGAAGTTTGGGATATTTTGGAAGAAGTTACCAAGGGACACCCAGTTCTTCTCAACCGCGCTCCGACTCTTCACCGTCTTTCGATCCAGGCTTTCGAGCCAACTTTGATCGAAGGTGAGGCGATCCGCGTTCACCCGCTCGTTTGTACTGCGTATAACGCTGACTTCGACGGTGACCAAATGGCGGTTCACGTGCCTCTTTCGCTCGAAGCGACGCTCGAGTGTAAGATGCTCATGATGGCGACAGGTAACATCTTCTCGCCCTCATCCGGTAAGCCAATTCTCACTCCTTCGCAGGACGTTATCCTCGGTTCTTACTACCTATCCATGACTCCACGTCAGGGATCGGAAGAATTGAGTCGTATCCCGCTTGTTGGAAACAAGACAGAGGCGATTTTCGCCAACTTGGACGGAGCTCTTCACACTCACGACTGGGTTCGTATCCCGAATCCGGATTACGGACGTGAAACCATTTTTGGCAACTCGGACCAAAAGACGATCACCACCACAGTTGGCCGTATCCGCTACAGCGAAATTTGGCCAGACGAGCTTGGTTTCATCAACTTCCAGGTTGGTAAGAAGGAACTCGGCGATGTGATCAACAACACCTATAAGGTGGCTGGTCCTGAAGCGACGGTTGTTTCTTTGGACAAGCTAAAGAAGCTTGGCTTCGACGTTGCGACCATGGCTGGTATTTCGATCGGTATCGACGACATGATCATCCCTGATGCCAAGGTTGATATCGTTGACCGCGCGTTCGGCAAGATCGCTGACGTTGATGGGCAGTACCAGAAGGGTATCATCACCGCAGGTGAGCGCTACAACAAGATCATCGACATCTGGACCGTAGCGACCGACGAGATCAAGCAAGCGGTGTTCGAGCAATTGAAGACCAATGGCGGCAAGCCAGGCGTAAACCCAGTTTACGTGATGATGGACTCCGGTGCTCGTGGTAACCCGAACCAGGTTCGTCAGCTTTGCGGTACTCGTGGTCTGATGGCTAAGCCATCTGGTGAAATCATCGAACGTCCGATTCTTTCTTCCTTCCGTGAAGGTCTCACCGTTCTTGAGTACTTCATCTCTACTCACGGCGCTCGTAAGGGTCTCGCGGATACCGCTCTTAAGACTGCGGACGCAGGTTACCTCACTCGTAAGCTTTGTGACGTGGCGATGGATGTTATCATCACTGAACAGGATTGCGGAACCCGTGAAGGTATCTGGAAGAAGGCTATCTTTGAAGGTGACGACGAGATCGTTGGCTTGCGTGAGCGTATCGAAGGCCGTTGCTCTTGCGACGACGTCTACAACCCAATCGAACCGGACGAATTGGTCGTCGGTTCGGGTGAGTTGATCACCGAGCAAATCGCTAAGCGTGTTGAAGAGCTCGGAATCGAGCGTCTCAAGGTAATGTCTCCGCTCACCTGTACCGCTCCATACGGTATCGATGCGAAGTCTTACGGCATCAACCCGGCTTCCAACGATTTGGCTAAGATTGGTGACTCAGTCGGCATCATCGCTGCGCAGTCGATCGGTGAGCCTGGTACACAGCTGACCATGCGTACCTTCCACATTGGTGGTATCGCGTCTTCGGTTGTTACTGACCCACGCATCTCGGTTCGTAACGGTGGTACCGTCAAGTACCGCGGTCTGCGTCTCGTTGAGATCGCCCCAGGTGTAAGCGTTGTTCTCAATAAGACGGGTTCTGTCCAAATCGTTGACGGTACTGGGCGCGAATTGGAAGCTTACGATATCGTAGTTGGTTCGCTACTACGCGTTCCAGACGGTGGCGAAATCGAAGCCGGCCAATTGCTCGCAGAGTGGGACCCTTACAACATCCCGGTTCTTTCCGAAAAGCCAGGTGTCATCGGTTTCCGCGACATGATCCCAGGTGTTACTATCAAGAAGGAACTCGACGAGTCCTCCGGTCGTATCGCCATCGTGGTCATCGAGCACAAGGAAGACTTGAATCCATCCGTTGAGGTCAAGGACGCTTCTGGTAAGGTACTCGCGGTCTACAGCATTCCAACGGGAGCTCAGGTAGCAGTAACCGAAGGCGACGAAATCGCTCAGGGTGCATTGCTTGCGAAAACACCACGTCAGGCTTCTAAGACCAAGGACATCACCGGTGGTCTTCCTCGTGTTGCTGAGCTATTCGAAGCTCGTCGTCCGAAGGAAGCTGCTGAAATGGCCCGTATCGATGGTGTCGTTTCCTTGGGTGGAACCGTTCGCTCCAAGCGCAAGCTCATCGTTACCGACGAAGAGTCTGGCGAAGCGGAAGAGCACCTCATTCCTCACAACAAGCAAATCATCGTCCAAGTTGGCGACGTCGTGCACAAGGGGCAGCACCTCACAGAAGGTTCCGCCGATCCGCACGAAATCCTCGATATCCTCGGACCAAACCGCTTGTACGAGTTCCTCATCAACGAGGTTCAAGAGGTTTACCGTCTGCAGGGTGTTACCATCAACGACAAGCACATCGAGCTCATCATCCGTCAGATGCTCCGCAAGGTTCGTATCACCGATCCAGGTGACACTGAATTCTTCTGGGGTGAGCAAATCGAGCGTACGACCTTCATCCGTGAGAACAACGAGATCATCGAAGCGGGTGGTAAACCTGCCGAAGCTGAGCCAGTTCTCCTCGGTATCACCAAGGCGTCGATCGAGACAGAGTCCTTCATCTCCGCTGCATCCTTCCAGGAAACCACCCGCGTACTTACCGATGCGTCGACATTGTCGAAGATCGATAAGCTGCACGGTTTCAAGGAAAACGTAATCATGGGTCACTTGATCCCAGCGGGTACCGGTCTTCGCACCTACCGCGACCTTCGCATCACGCTCCCATTTGGTGGCGATATCGAGGACAACGTAGACACTGCGGAAGCTGCCGAAGAGGTCTCTGCTCCAACAGCGACTCCAGAAGCGAGCTAA